Within [Limnothrix rosea] IAM M-220, the genomic segment GGTGCGCCCAAGGACAAGTTAAACCGACATATAGCCGATAGCGTTTGTTTGCTGCTGGAAATTTCTCAGAACCAATAGAATCCCGAAATTCACTTTCTGCCCGCCGGAAATTACCTTGGCGATCGCTCGGCGCAAGTTGTGACATCATGGTTTGCCACATCGTTTTCCAGACAAACTGAACCGTCTGAATTAGAAACTTAGGGGGGATTGCCATCTAAAAATATATGGAAAAAATTATGGAGAAATATATCAGCTCGAGCTTAAGCTTAAATCTATTTGTTCCACATTTGAGCGAGCTGTTTCGTTTTTAAGCCTGCTTCGATTGCTTCCAAAACCCGCGTCATGCCCGTTGTTTTAATAATTTCAAAGGACTTGTTAGCCTTTTTACAAGCTTCCATTGCCCGTTCTGTCATGGAGTGGCTAGCATAACCCGTAATAATCAAAATTAAATCGTAGTTATTAACCTGCGCCTCCCCTTGGGCAGAGAGTTGTAGGCCATCTTGTTCGCTGTACCACTGCAACTCAACTTGGGAATTTCGCAGACGATTCCGGACAGCCGTTTGCAGGCGATCGTGGCCGCCAAAGACTAAAACTTTACCAAAAAGATTTGAGTACAATTCGGGTCTTTGGTCTGATTTGCGGTGGCGGGATTTGGGCTGGATATTGGGGTGATGGTCGGTGCGGGAGCGGTTTTCGAGGGCTTTATTGTAAATAAAAGTTAGGGTCTGCTCGTGGGTTCCCCGCAGTCGAGCCACGGGGCCTTCTTCGCTATATTCGTTAATTTGGTTAATGAGCGCGTCGACAATTTCTTCTAATGCTCCTATTTCTTTCAGGTCTTCGACATAACCGCGGACGGCGATCGCCGCATCTGTAGCGCTAAAAAAATCCTGTTGGTCATAGACC encodes:
- a CDS encoding DUF2325 domain-containing protein, which codes for MDIELENLEASVENLLSAAKTDLEERKLQQQRDAQYQEIVRQRKNKLEPLLKKVEEMISTYRAEGYQNAEIISQLQEKANDIRREIAEIPEKAAEIVDSQLVLREERLLEEKAREQLQKWQSDLRQDLLDMVYDQQDFFSATDAAIAVRGYVEDLKEIGALEEIVDALINQINEYSEEGPVARLRGTHEQTLTFIYNKALENRSRTDHHPNIQPKSRHRKSDQRPELYSNLFGKVLVFGGHDRLQTAVRNRLRNSQVELQWYSEQDGLQLSAQGEAQVNNYDLILIITGYASHSMTERAMEACKKANKSFEIIKTTGMTRVLEAIEAGLKTKQLAQMWNK